In the Telopea speciosissima isolate NSW1024214 ecotype Mountain lineage chromosome 2, Tspe_v1, whole genome shotgun sequence genome, one interval contains:
- the LOC122652442 gene encoding mucin-5AC-like isoform X2, with the protein MNRSSRDSFAGGRSVLNGSQHRRGRSISGVTKDTDENLDLFSRNRRSLSVTSSDESDVAVSLKLGRLSGGSAKPASNGADDLLSSVDGGKHDYDWLLTPPGTPLVSSLDSTEPQSTLLAPRSSSSVRSASTTKASRLSATHSDNSYSSKPIRSSSVTRPSISSTVHHNTYSSNSNRSFSILNTSSMSVTSSRPSTPTSRSSSTARPITQSARPVQSRSSTPAKSRPAPTSSYGEKTRVTQNSRPSTPTNGHQTLGNLSSISTRSNSRPSTPTRRTPTPAPASAPAPGRSISVGRVLPNGRNPAPPSRGSSPGPRPRPPQQPIVPPDFPHETPPNLRTTLPDRPVSAGRSRPGVAVTARGNSEASGPVNPPRRQPSPIVTRGRLPEISGRGRLHANGHDIGAPESQKTPPIPEPSMRKPAKSTSATESTGFGRTISKKSLDMALKHMDIRHGAGSIRSLSGTTLFPQSIRSSAPKSQPARPLDPPVSVSSSSDQPVSSNGSMIENGNCMDNSLDGEVEEDDGRFSAKLSEPDIYESTRYDAILLKEDLKNTNWLHSVDDTSEQGPIFDHRFESLPEPFGLI; encoded by the exons CTTGTCTGTTACATCATCTGATGAATCTGACG TTGCAGTGTCACTTAAATTGGGGAGACTTTCAGGTGGATCAGCAAAACCAGCTAGTAATGGAGCGGATGATCTACTTTCATCAGTAGATGGAGGCAAGCACGATTATGATTG GCTTCTCACTCCTCCTGGAACTCCCCTTGTTTCTTCGTTGGATTCTACTGAGCCTCAATCAACTTTACTGGCTCCTAGGAGCAGTTCCTCTGTTAGATCTGCCTCCACCACCAAGGCTTCAAGG CTTTCAGCAACACATTCAGATAATAGTTATTCCTCAAAACCAATTAGAAGTAGTTCAGTTACTCGCCCTTCCATATCATCTACTGTGCACCACAATACCTATTCCTCCAATTCTAACAGGTCCTTCTCAATTCTCAACACCAGCTCAATGTCAGTTACATCTTCTAGACCATCTACTCCAACTAGCCGTTCAAGTTCTACAGCAAGACCTATAACTCAATCTGCACGTCCAGTGCAATCACGATCATCTACTCCTGCCAAATCACGGCCAGCTCCCACCAGTTCTTATGGAGAGAAAACTCGAGTTACCCAGAACTCAAGACCATCAACCCCAACTAACGGACATCAAACCCTTGGAAACTTGAGTTCTATATCCACTCGATCAAATTCACGGCCATCAACTCCCACTCGTCGGACCCCTACTCCAGCTCCTGCTTCAGCTCCAGCACCAGGTCGCTCCATTTCTGTGGGACGGGTCCTTCCAAATGGCCGGAATCCAGCACCGCCATCTCGAGGAAGCTCTCCAGGTCCACGACCACGCCCTCCACAGCAGCCAATTGTTCCCCCTGATTTCCCACATGAAACACCACCAAACCTAAGGACAACATTGCCAGACCGACCTGTATCTGCTGGTAGATCTCGCCCAGGTGTTGCAGTCACTGCCAGGGGAAACTCAGAGGCATCAGGGCCTGTAAATCCACCACGCAGGCAGCCATCACCTATTGTCACGAGGGGGAGGCTTCCTGAAATTTCTGGAAGGGGCCGGTTGCATGCCAATGGACACGACATTGGTGCACCTGAATCACAGAAGACACCACCAATCCCAGAGCCTTCAATGCGGAAACCTGCAAAGTCTACCTCAGCCACTGAGAGTACTGGGTTTGGAAGAACAATCTCAAAGAAGTCTCTTGATATGGCTCTCAAGCATATG GATATCCGGCATGGCGCAGGGAGCATTCGTTCTCTCTCAGGCACCACCCTTTTCCCTCAGAGCATTCGCTCTAGCGCTCCAAAAAGTCAACCTGCTCGTCCATTGGATCCTCCAGTTTCAGTAAGCAGTAGCAGTGACCAACCTGTAAGCAGTAACGGTTCCATGATAGAGAACGGAAATTGTATGGATAACTCACTAGATGGTGAGgtcgaagaagatgatggtcgATTTTCTGCAAAACTGAGTGAGCCAGACATTTATGAGAGTACCCGATATGATGCAATTCTGCTCAAAGAAGACTTGAAGAACACAAACTGGCTGCACAGTGTTGATGATACATCTGAACAGGGGCCCATATTTGATCACCGGTTTGAGTCACTACCTGAACCATTTGGTCTTATATGA
- the LOC122652442 gene encoding mucin-5AC-like isoform X1, translating to MNRSSRDSFAGGRSVLNGSQHRRGRSISGVTKDTDENLDLFSRNRRSLSVTSSDESDVVAVSLKLGRLSGGSAKPASNGADDLLSSVDGGKHDYDWLLTPPGTPLVSSLDSTEPQSTLLAPRSSSSVRSASTTKASRLSATHSDNSYSSKPIRSSSVTRPSISSTVHHNTYSSNSNRSFSILNTSSMSVTSSRPSTPTSRSSSTARPITQSARPVQSRSSTPAKSRPAPTSSYGEKTRVTQNSRPSTPTNGHQTLGNLSSISTRSNSRPSTPTRRTPTPAPASAPAPGRSISVGRVLPNGRNPAPPSRGSSPGPRPRPPQQPIVPPDFPHETPPNLRTTLPDRPVSAGRSRPGVAVTARGNSEASGPVNPPRRQPSPIVTRGRLPEISGRGRLHANGHDIGAPESQKTPPIPEPSMRKPAKSTSATESTGFGRTISKKSLDMALKHMDIRHGAGSIRSLSGTTLFPQSIRSSAPKSQPARPLDPPVSVSSSSDQPVSSNGSMIENGNCMDNSLDGEVEEDDGRFSAKLSEPDIYESTRYDAILLKEDLKNTNWLHSVDDTSEQGPIFDHRFESLPEPFGLI from the exons CTTGTCTGTTACATCATCTGATGAATCTGACG TAGTTGCAGTGTCACTTAAATTGGGGAGACTTTCAGGTGGATCAGCAAAACCAGCTAGTAATGGAGCGGATGATCTACTTTCATCAGTAGATGGAGGCAAGCACGATTATGATTG GCTTCTCACTCCTCCTGGAACTCCCCTTGTTTCTTCGTTGGATTCTACTGAGCCTCAATCAACTTTACTGGCTCCTAGGAGCAGTTCCTCTGTTAGATCTGCCTCCACCACCAAGGCTTCAAGG CTTTCAGCAACACATTCAGATAATAGTTATTCCTCAAAACCAATTAGAAGTAGTTCAGTTACTCGCCCTTCCATATCATCTACTGTGCACCACAATACCTATTCCTCCAATTCTAACAGGTCCTTCTCAATTCTCAACACCAGCTCAATGTCAGTTACATCTTCTAGACCATCTACTCCAACTAGCCGTTCAAGTTCTACAGCAAGACCTATAACTCAATCTGCACGTCCAGTGCAATCACGATCATCTACTCCTGCCAAATCACGGCCAGCTCCCACCAGTTCTTATGGAGAGAAAACTCGAGTTACCCAGAACTCAAGACCATCAACCCCAACTAACGGACATCAAACCCTTGGAAACTTGAGTTCTATATCCACTCGATCAAATTCACGGCCATCAACTCCCACTCGTCGGACCCCTACTCCAGCTCCTGCTTCAGCTCCAGCACCAGGTCGCTCCATTTCTGTGGGACGGGTCCTTCCAAATGGCCGGAATCCAGCACCGCCATCTCGAGGAAGCTCTCCAGGTCCACGACCACGCCCTCCACAGCAGCCAATTGTTCCCCCTGATTTCCCACATGAAACACCACCAAACCTAAGGACAACATTGCCAGACCGACCTGTATCTGCTGGTAGATCTCGCCCAGGTGTTGCAGTCACTGCCAGGGGAAACTCAGAGGCATCAGGGCCTGTAAATCCACCACGCAGGCAGCCATCACCTATTGTCACGAGGGGGAGGCTTCCTGAAATTTCTGGAAGGGGCCGGTTGCATGCCAATGGACACGACATTGGTGCACCTGAATCACAGAAGACACCACCAATCCCAGAGCCTTCAATGCGGAAACCTGCAAAGTCTACCTCAGCCACTGAGAGTACTGGGTTTGGAAGAACAATCTCAAAGAAGTCTCTTGATATGGCTCTCAAGCATATG GATATCCGGCATGGCGCAGGGAGCATTCGTTCTCTCTCAGGCACCACCCTTTTCCCTCAGAGCATTCGCTCTAGCGCTCCAAAAAGTCAACCTGCTCGTCCATTGGATCCTCCAGTTTCAGTAAGCAGTAGCAGTGACCAACCTGTAAGCAGTAACGGTTCCATGATAGAGAACGGAAATTGTATGGATAACTCACTAGATGGTGAGgtcgaagaagatgatggtcgATTTTCTGCAAAACTGAGTGAGCCAGACATTTATGAGAGTACCCGATATGATGCAATTCTGCTCAAAGAAGACTTGAAGAACACAAACTGGCTGCACAGTGTTGATGATACATCTGAACAGGGGCCCATATTTGATCACCGGTTTGAGTCACTACCTGAACCATTTGGTCTTATATGA
- the LOC122652442 gene encoding mucin-5AC-like isoform X3, whose translation MNRSSRDSFAGGRSVLNGSQHRRGRSISGVTKDTDENLDLFSRNRRSLSVTSSDESDVSLKLGRLSGGSAKPASNGADDLLSSVDGGKHDYDWLLTPPGTPLVSSLDSTEPQSTLLAPRSSSSVRSASTTKASRLSATHSDNSYSSKPIRSSSVTRPSISSTVHHNTYSSNSNRSFSILNTSSMSVTSSRPSTPTSRSSSTARPITQSARPVQSRSSTPAKSRPAPTSSYGEKTRVTQNSRPSTPTNGHQTLGNLSSISTRSNSRPSTPTRRTPTPAPASAPAPGRSISVGRVLPNGRNPAPPSRGSSPGPRPRPPQQPIVPPDFPHETPPNLRTTLPDRPVSAGRSRPGVAVTARGNSEASGPVNPPRRQPSPIVTRGRLPEISGRGRLHANGHDIGAPESQKTPPIPEPSMRKPAKSTSATESTGFGRTISKKSLDMALKHMDIRHGAGSIRSLSGTTLFPQSIRSSAPKSQPARPLDPPVSVSSSSDQPVSSNGSMIENGNCMDNSLDGEVEEDDGRFSAKLSEPDIYESTRYDAILLKEDLKNTNWLHSVDDTSEQGPIFDHRFESLPEPFGLI comes from the exons CTTGTCTGTTACATCATCTGATGAATCTGACG TGTCACTTAAATTGGGGAGACTTTCAGGTGGATCAGCAAAACCAGCTAGTAATGGAGCGGATGATCTACTTTCATCAGTAGATGGAGGCAAGCACGATTATGATTG GCTTCTCACTCCTCCTGGAACTCCCCTTGTTTCTTCGTTGGATTCTACTGAGCCTCAATCAACTTTACTGGCTCCTAGGAGCAGTTCCTCTGTTAGATCTGCCTCCACCACCAAGGCTTCAAGG CTTTCAGCAACACATTCAGATAATAGTTATTCCTCAAAACCAATTAGAAGTAGTTCAGTTACTCGCCCTTCCATATCATCTACTGTGCACCACAATACCTATTCCTCCAATTCTAACAGGTCCTTCTCAATTCTCAACACCAGCTCAATGTCAGTTACATCTTCTAGACCATCTACTCCAACTAGCCGTTCAAGTTCTACAGCAAGACCTATAACTCAATCTGCACGTCCAGTGCAATCACGATCATCTACTCCTGCCAAATCACGGCCAGCTCCCACCAGTTCTTATGGAGAGAAAACTCGAGTTACCCAGAACTCAAGACCATCAACCCCAACTAACGGACATCAAACCCTTGGAAACTTGAGTTCTATATCCACTCGATCAAATTCACGGCCATCAACTCCCACTCGTCGGACCCCTACTCCAGCTCCTGCTTCAGCTCCAGCACCAGGTCGCTCCATTTCTGTGGGACGGGTCCTTCCAAATGGCCGGAATCCAGCACCGCCATCTCGAGGAAGCTCTCCAGGTCCACGACCACGCCCTCCACAGCAGCCAATTGTTCCCCCTGATTTCCCACATGAAACACCACCAAACCTAAGGACAACATTGCCAGACCGACCTGTATCTGCTGGTAGATCTCGCCCAGGTGTTGCAGTCACTGCCAGGGGAAACTCAGAGGCATCAGGGCCTGTAAATCCACCACGCAGGCAGCCATCACCTATTGTCACGAGGGGGAGGCTTCCTGAAATTTCTGGAAGGGGCCGGTTGCATGCCAATGGACACGACATTGGTGCACCTGAATCACAGAAGACACCACCAATCCCAGAGCCTTCAATGCGGAAACCTGCAAAGTCTACCTCAGCCACTGAGAGTACTGGGTTTGGAAGAACAATCTCAAAGAAGTCTCTTGATATGGCTCTCAAGCATATG GATATCCGGCATGGCGCAGGGAGCATTCGTTCTCTCTCAGGCACCACCCTTTTCCCTCAGAGCATTCGCTCTAGCGCTCCAAAAAGTCAACCTGCTCGTCCATTGGATCCTCCAGTTTCAGTAAGCAGTAGCAGTGACCAACCTGTAAGCAGTAACGGTTCCATGATAGAGAACGGAAATTGTATGGATAACTCACTAGATGGTGAGgtcgaagaagatgatggtcgATTTTCTGCAAAACTGAGTGAGCCAGACATTTATGAGAGTACCCGATATGATGCAATTCTGCTCAAAGAAGACTTGAAGAACACAAACTGGCTGCACAGTGTTGATGATACATCTGAACAGGGGCCCATATTTGATCACCGGTTTGAGTCACTACCTGAACCATTTGGTCTTATATGA